In Agromyces sp. G08B096, a genomic segment contains:
- the glgX gene encoding glycogen debranching protein GlgX, protein MSAPDPLHDLGVRADADGGLLRLWSEHATAVELVVFAADDLDWAIDRVAAERDEHGVWRARSARLVPGAHYGVRVDGPAGPAHAFNPVHTLLDPYATGLARADDGSWRGVALAPLDAPADRVYEAAARPPAPRIPLDRTVVYEAHVRGFSRRNPAVPAELRGTYAGLAHDASIEHLTRLGVTTVELLPVHAFVSEERLVRQGRPNYWGYNTLAFFAPHAPYATTDAQAAGPAAVRDEFAAMVDGLHRAGLEVVLDVVYNHTAEEGRHGPTFSFRGIDNAGYYRHGVDGEYFDTTGCGNTLDFGGEPARRLVLDSMRYWAGEVGVDGFRLDLAATLGRDEDGGFDAEHPLLRAMLDDPVIGATKLIAEPWDVGPGGWQTGNFPAGFTEWNDRYRDRMRDFWLSDLRRERETGSAGSGIGRFATRLAGSANTFAQERGPLASLNFITAHDGFTLADLTAYDVKHNEGNGEDNRDGTDANRSYNHGVEGRTDDPEILAARRRSIRNLLGTLLLSAGVPMLTAGDEVGRSQAGNNNAYCHDSELTWLDWSWGEDARRLLATARHLIRLRAENPALRPVRYGVFGETTPSATQMDWYNADGATMTIDDWNSPAERTLQYLAASTPETEGPNRILLVVHAHEAPTEVVLPAHDGVDRYVLLWDSAAESPDADDAPGAPASETRPAESRPGERVGVAAQSMRLYRAEGAR, encoded by the coding sequence ATGTCCGCGCCCGATCCCCTGCACGATCTCGGGGTGCGCGCCGACGCGGACGGCGGACTGCTGCGGCTGTGGTCGGAGCACGCGACCGCGGTCGAACTGGTCGTCTTCGCGGCCGACGACCTCGACTGGGCAATCGACCGGGTGGCCGCCGAACGCGACGAGCACGGCGTCTGGCGGGCCCGCTCGGCGCGCCTCGTCCCGGGTGCGCACTACGGGGTCCGGGTCGACGGGCCGGCCGGCCCTGCGCACGCCTTCAACCCGGTGCACACGCTCCTCGACCCGTATGCCACGGGGCTCGCCCGCGCCGACGACGGCTCGTGGCGCGGCGTCGCCCTCGCGCCGCTCGACGCGCCGGCCGACCGGGTGTACGAAGCCGCCGCCCGTCCTCCCGCCCCGCGCATCCCGCTCGACCGGACCGTCGTCTACGAGGCCCACGTCCGCGGCTTCAGTCGCCGGAACCCTGCGGTGCCGGCCGAGCTCAGGGGCACCTACGCCGGGCTCGCGCACGACGCCTCGATCGAGCACCTGACCCGGCTCGGCGTGACGACGGTCGAGCTCCTGCCCGTGCATGCCTTCGTCTCGGAGGAGCGTCTCGTGCGTCAGGGGCGCCCGAACTACTGGGGCTACAACACGCTCGCGTTCTTCGCCCCGCATGCCCCCTACGCCACGACGGACGCGCAGGCCGCCGGCCCTGCGGCCGTGCGGGACGAGTTCGCCGCGATGGTCGACGGGCTCCACCGGGCCGGGCTCGAGGTGGTGCTCGATGTGGTCTACAACCACACGGCCGAGGAGGGCCGGCACGGCCCGACCTTCAGCTTCCGCGGCATCGACAACGCCGGGTACTACCGGCACGGCGTCGACGGCGAGTACTTCGACACCACGGGCTGCGGCAACACGCTCGACTTCGGCGGCGAGCCGGCGCGCCGGCTGGTGCTCGACTCCATGCGGTACTGGGCGGGCGAGGTCGGCGTCGACGGCTTCAGACTCGACCTCGCGGCGACGCTCGGCCGCGACGAGGACGGCGGATTCGACGCCGAGCACCCGCTCCTGCGGGCGATGCTCGACGACCCGGTGATCGGCGCCACGAAGCTGATCGCCGAGCCGTGGGACGTCGGTCCGGGCGGCTGGCAGACCGGCAACTTCCCCGCCGGCTTCACGGAGTGGAACGACCGCTACCGCGACCGGATGCGCGACTTCTGGCTGAGCGACCTCCGCCGGGAGCGCGAGACTGGCTCGGCCGGCAGCGGCATCGGCCGGTTCGCGACCCGGCTGGCCGGCTCCGCGAACACGTTCGCCCAGGAGCGCGGCCCCCTCGCGAGCCTGAACTTCATCACCGCGCACGACGGCTTCACCCTGGCCGACCTGACGGCGTACGACGTGAAGCACAACGAGGGCAACGGGGAGGACAATCGCGACGGCACCGACGCGAACCGGTCGTACAACCACGGCGTCGAGGGACGCACCGACGACCCCGAGATCCTCGCGGCTCGCCGGCGGAGCATCCGCAACCTGCTCGGCACGCTGCTGCTCTCGGCCGGCGTGCCGATGCTCACCGCCGGCGACGAGGTGGGCCGGAGCCAGGCCGGCAACAACAACGCCTACTGCCACGATTCCGAGCTGACCTGGCTCGACTGGTCGTGGGGCGAGGACGCGCGGCGACTGCTCGCGACCGCACGGCATCTCATCCGGCTGCGCGCCGAGAACCCGGCACTCCGACCGGTCCGCTACGGCGTCTTCGGCGAGACGACGCCGAGCGCGACGCAGATGGACTGGTACAACGCCGACGGCGCGACCATGACCATCGACGACTGGAACTCCCCCGCCGAGCGCACGTTGCAGTACCTCGCCGCGTCGACCCCCGAGACCGAGGGCCCGAACCGCATCCTGCTCGTCGTGCACGCGCACGAGGCTCCGACCGAGGTCGTGCTGCCCGCACACGACGGCGTCGACCGGTACGTGCTGCTCTGGGACTCGGCGGCCGAGTCACCCGACGCGGACGACGCGCCCGGCGCCCCGGCGTCCGAGACTCGGCCCGCCGAGTCGAGGCCGGGCGAGCGCGTCGGCGTGGCAGCGCAGTCCATGCGGCTCTACCGCGCGGAGGGCGCGCGATGA
- a CDS encoding cysteine desulfurase family protein, whose product MAYLDHAATTPMLPEAIDALTAALQVTGNPASIHSAGQRAKRLLEQSREQVAATLGADPIEVVFTGSGTESVNLAIKGLYWRRRDASPAGIARRILYPAGEHHATIDTVDWLAEHDGAELVELPVDEVGRVRLDALAAELERDAASIALVTMLWASNEVGTIQPVTEAAALAARAGVPLHADAVAAYGQLPIDLHAIRTATAAPAGAGLVAVSVSAHKIGGPAGIGALVLDRSAQIEPLLHGGGQQRRIRSGTQDVAAAAAFAAAATAVAARLDDDTVRMAALRDRLIAGVTRLVPDARLSGDPDPAGRLPANVHFSFPGCEGDSLLFLLDAAGVAVSTGSACQAGVPEPSHVLLAMGRSEADARGALRLTLGHASTDADVDAFLAALPEAHARAARAGLAARTTSFDR is encoded by the coding sequence ATGGCGTATCTCGACCACGCCGCCACGACCCCGATGCTGCCCGAGGCGATCGACGCGCTCACGGCGGCCCTGCAGGTGACCGGCAACCCCGCGTCCATCCACAGCGCCGGCCAGCGCGCCAAGCGACTCCTCGAACAGTCCCGCGAACAGGTCGCCGCCACGCTCGGCGCCGACCCCATCGAGGTCGTCTTCACGGGCAGCGGCACCGAGTCGGTGAACCTCGCGATCAAGGGGCTGTACTGGCGTCGCCGCGACGCGAGCCCCGCGGGCATCGCCCGACGCATCCTGTACCCCGCGGGCGAGCACCACGCGACGATCGACACCGTCGACTGGCTCGCCGAGCACGACGGCGCCGAGCTCGTCGAACTGCCCGTCGACGAGGTGGGCCGCGTGCGGCTCGACGCGCTCGCCGCGGAGCTCGAACGCGACGCGGCATCCATCGCGCTCGTCACGATGCTGTGGGCGAGCAACGAGGTCGGCACCATCCAGCCCGTGACAGAGGCGGCCGCGCTGGCCGCCCGGGCGGGGGTGCCGTTGCATGCCGATGCGGTCGCGGCGTACGGCCAGCTCCCCATCGACCTGCACGCGATCCGCACGGCGACCGCGGCACCGGCCGGCGCGGGACTCGTGGCCGTCAGTGTCTCCGCGCACAAGATCGGCGGGCCGGCCGGCATCGGCGCGCTCGTCCTCGACCGCTCGGCGCAGATCGAGCCGCTCCTGCACGGCGGCGGCCAGCAGCGCCGCATCCGGTCGGGTACGCAGGACGTCGCGGCGGCGGCCGCGTTCGCCGCGGCGGCGACCGCCGTGGCGGCCCGGCTCGACGACGACACGGTCCGGATGGCGGCCCTCCGCGACCGGCTCATCGCGGGCGTGACCCGGCTCGTGCCCGACGCGCGCCTCTCCGGCGACCCCGACCCCGCCGGCCGCCTGCCGGCGAACGTCCACTTCTCCTTCCCGGGATGCGAGGGCGACTCGCTGCTCTTCCTCCTCGACGCCGCGGGCGTCGCCGTGTCGACGGGATCGGCGTGCCAGGCCGGCGTGCCCGAGCCGAGCCACGTCCTGCTCGCGATGGGCCGCAGCGAGGCCGACGCGCGCGGCGCGCTCCGCCTGACGCTCGGGCACGCGTCCACCGACGCGGACGTCGACGCGTTCCTCGCCGCGCTGCCCGAGGCGCACGCCCGCGCCGCGCGCGCCGGCCTCGCCGCGCGCACGACCTCGTTCGACCGGTGA
- the ligA gene encoding NAD-dependent DNA ligase LigA yields the protein MEFDAARAESDRLRERIEGARLAYYADGDSPLSDAEYDADFHRLEAIERAFPELAGQDSPTQQVGAAIVQAGFPTHEHAERMLSLDNVFSLDEFREWATKTRQAAGRDVRWLSELKIDGLAISLAYRDGVLETATTRGDGRVGEDITENIEFIPAIPRRLEGSGYPSFFEVRGEVFLRTSDFEALNERQHELQARFAAEQRAKGRADEDIPVRFPEFANARNTAAGSLRQRRENKGTEQLALMRERLGRLSLYLHGIGAWADPPVSSQSEIYDLIAGWGLPVSPHTRVLGSIDEVAGFIAHWGEHRHDVEHEIDGIVVKVDELELHAELGATSRAPRWAIAYKYPPEEVHTKLLDIAVGVGRTGRATPFAIMEPVKVAGSTVRQATLHNQDVVRAKGVLIGDTVVLRKAGDVIPEILGAVEGLRDGTEREWHMPERCPECGTPLRPMKEGDIDLRCPNARSCPAQVRGRVEHIGSRGALDIEALGEVTAAALTQPYVPAEPPLRTEARLFELTLDELIPIEVVVRDAETGEPRVDEESGEPVRRAPFQKWGPATYPPGTEHLDAAERRRAGIRKSHRELLPSEAATKLLAELEKAKTKPLWRLIVSLNIRHVGPVAARALADWFGSLDAIRAASRDELAQVEGVGGIIADALIDWFEEDWHRDIVDRWAAAGVQWSTPGHPGPGAAAEAGGVLAGLTVVATGSLEGFTREGAQEAIIAAGGKAASSVSKKTDFVAAGPGAGSKLAKAEELGIRVLDAAQFAVLVTQGPAALDQAAESVGSDPASEA from the coding sequence ATGGAGTTCGACGCGGCGCGCGCGGAGAGCGACCGCCTGCGCGAACGCATCGAGGGCGCCCGGCTCGCGTACTACGCCGACGGCGACTCGCCGCTCTCCGATGCTGAGTACGACGCCGACTTCCATCGGCTCGAGGCCATCGAGCGCGCCTTTCCCGAGCTCGCCGGGCAGGACAGCCCCACCCAGCAGGTGGGCGCGGCGATCGTGCAGGCCGGGTTCCCGACCCACGAGCACGCCGAGCGCATGCTCAGCCTCGACAACGTGTTCAGCCTCGACGAGTTCCGCGAGTGGGCGACGAAAACCCGTCAGGCCGCCGGCCGCGACGTGCGCTGGCTCAGCGAGCTGAAGATCGACGGCCTCGCGATCAGCCTCGCCTACCGCGATGGCGTACTCGAGACCGCGACCACACGGGGCGACGGGCGCGTCGGCGAAGACATCACCGAGAACATCGAGTTCATCCCCGCCATCCCGCGGAGGCTCGAGGGATCCGGCTACCCGTCCTTCTTCGAGGTCAGAGGCGAGGTCTTCCTCCGCACCAGCGACTTCGAGGCCCTGAACGAGCGCCAGCATGAGCTGCAGGCCCGCTTCGCGGCGGAACAGCGCGCCAAGGGCCGGGCCGACGAGGACATCCCCGTGCGGTTCCCCGAGTTCGCGAACGCCCGCAACACGGCCGCGGGCAGCCTCAGGCAGCGCCGGGAGAACAAGGGGACCGAACAGCTCGCGCTCATGCGCGAGCGGCTCGGCCGCCTGTCGCTCTACCTCCACGGCATCGGGGCGTGGGCCGACCCGCCCGTCTCGTCGCAGTCCGAGATCTACGACCTCATCGCCGGCTGGGGGCTGCCCGTCTCGCCGCACACCAGGGTGCTCGGCTCGATCGACGAGGTCGCCGGCTTTATCGCGCACTGGGGCGAGCACCGCCACGACGTCGAGCACGAGATCGACGGCATCGTCGTCAAGGTCGACGAGCTCGAGCTGCATGCCGAGCTCGGCGCCACGAGCCGTGCGCCCCGGTGGGCGATCGCGTACAAGTACCCGCCCGAGGAGGTGCACACCAAGCTCCTCGACATCGCCGTCGGCGTCGGGCGCACGGGCCGGGCGACCCCGTTCGCGATCATGGAGCCGGTGAAGGTGGCGGGCAGCACGGTCCGCCAGGCCACCCTGCACAATCAAGACGTGGTCCGCGCCAAGGGCGTGCTGATCGGCGACACCGTCGTCCTCCGCAAAGCCGGCGACGTGATCCCCGAGATCCTGGGCGCCGTCGAGGGACTCCGCGATGGCACCGAGCGCGAATGGCACATGCCCGAGCGCTGCCCCGAATGCGGAACCCCGCTCCGCCCCATGAAGGAGGGCGACATCGACCTCCGGTGCCCGAACGCGAGGTCGTGCCCGGCGCAGGTGCGCGGCCGCGTCGAGCACATCGGCTCTCGCGGGGCGCTCGACATCGAGGCGCTCGGCGAGGTCACGGCGGCGGCGCTCACGCAGCCGTACGTGCCCGCGGAGCCGCCGCTTCGCACCGAGGCGCGGCTGTTCGAGCTCACGCTCGACGAACTGATCCCCATCGAGGTCGTCGTGCGCGACGCCGAGACGGGCGAGCCCCGCGTCGACGAGGAGTCCGGCGAGCCGGTTCGACGTGCGCCGTTCCAGAAGTGGGGACCCGCGACGTATCCGCCCGGCACCGAGCACCTCGACGCGGCCGAGCGCCGCCGGGCCGGCATCCGGAAGAGCCACCGCGAGCTGCTGCCGTCGGAGGCCGCGACGAAGCTCCTCGCCGAACTCGAGAAGGCGAAGACGAAACCGCTGTGGCGCCTCATCGTCTCGCTCAACATCCGGCACGTCGGGCCCGTGGCGGCGCGAGCGCTCGCCGACTGGTTCGGCTCGCTCGACGCGATCCGCGCGGCCTCGCGCGACGAGCTCGCGCAGGTCGAGGGCGTCGGCGGCATCATCGCCGACGCGCTCATCGACTGGTTCGAGGAGGATTGGCACCGCGACATCGTCGATCGGTGGGCCGCGGCCGGCGTGCAGTGGTCGACGCCGGGCCATCCCGGGCCGGGTGCCGCGGCTGAGGCGGGCGGCGTCCTCGCGGGGCTCACCGTCGTCGCGACGGGCTCGCTCGAGGGGTTCACGCGCGAAGGGGCCCAGGAGGCGATCATCGCCGCCGGTGGCAAGGCCGCCTCGAGCGTCTCGAAGAAGACCGACTTCGTGGCCGCGGGGCCCGGCGCCGGATCCAAGCTCGCCAAGGCGGAGGAGCTCGGCATCCGCGTGCTCGACGCCGCGCAGTTCGCGGTGCTCGTGACGCAGGGGCCTGCGGCGCTCGACCAGGCGGCGGAGTCCGTCGGATCGGATCCGGCGTCGGAGGCCTGA
- the mnmA gene encoding tRNA 2-thiouridine(34) synthase MnmA yields the protein MRVLAAMSGGVDSAVAAARAVEAGHDVVGVHLALSRMPGTLRTGSRGCCTIEDSMDAQRAADLLGIPYYVWDFSERFKSDVVEDFIAEYSAGRTPNPCMRCNERIKFAALLEKALALGFDAVATGHYAKITTDASGRRELHRASAEAKDQSYVLGVLTAEQLAHAYFPLGDTPSKELVRQEAERRGLQVARKPDSYDICFISDGDTKGWLAEKVGEAPGDIVDRTGAVVGRHDGAHAYTVGQRRGLHLGTPAPDGRPRFVLEVRPKQNTVVVGPKEALAVAEIAGSRFSWAGADPVASGLVARAREAFACDVQIRAHADPVPATAHVAPGPGDESELVIVPDRPLDGVAPGQTAVVYVGTRVLGQCTIDRTVSAVPVDA from the coding sequence ATGCGAGTGCTTGCGGCCATGTCCGGCGGTGTCGACAGCGCCGTCGCGGCGGCGCGCGCCGTCGAGGCCGGCCACGACGTCGTCGGCGTGCACCTCGCGCTCAGCCGGATGCCGGGCACGCTGCGCACCGGCAGCCGCGGCTGCTGCACCATCGAGGACTCGATGGACGCCCAGCGCGCCGCCGACCTGCTCGGCATCCCGTACTACGTGTGGGACTTCTCCGAGCGGTTCAAGTCCGACGTCGTCGAAGACTTCATCGCCGAGTACTCGGCCGGACGCACGCCGAACCCCTGCATGCGCTGCAATGAGCGCATCAAGTTCGCCGCACTCCTCGAGAAGGCGCTCGCGCTCGGCTTCGACGCGGTGGCGACGGGCCACTACGCGAAGATCACGACGGATGCCTCGGGCCGGCGGGAGCTCCACCGCGCGAGCGCGGAGGCGAAGGACCAGTCGTACGTGCTGGGCGTGCTCACCGCCGAGCAGCTCGCGCACGCCTACTTCCCGCTCGGCGACACCCCCTCGAAGGAGCTCGTCCGCCAGGAGGCCGAGCGGCGCGGACTCCAGGTCGCGCGGAAGCCCGATTCGTACGACATCTGCTTCATCTCCGACGGCGACACGAAGGGCTGGCTCGCCGAGAAGGTCGGCGAGGCGCCCGGCGACATCGTCGACCGCACCGGCGCCGTCGTCGGCCGGCACGACGGCGCGCACGCCTATACCGTCGGACAGCGCCGAGGGCTGCACCTCGGCACGCCGGCCCCGGACGGCCGGCCCCGGTTCGTCCTCGAGGTGCGGCCGAAGCAGAACACCGTGGTGGTGGGCCCGAAGGAGGCGCTCGCGGTCGCGGAGATCGCCGGGTCGAGGTTCTCCTGGGCCGGCGCCGACCCGGTCGCCTCCGGACTGGTCGCCCGCGCTCGGGAGGCGTTCGCCTGCGACGTGCAGATCCGGGCGCACGCCGACCCGGTGCCGGCGACCGCGCACGTCGCACCCGGACCTGGCGACGAGTCCGAACTCGTGATCGTGCCCGATCGCCCGCTCGACGGCGTCGCGCCAGGGCAGACCGCGGTGGTCTACGTCGGTACGAGGGTGCTCGGTCAGTGCACCATCGACCGCACGGTGAGCGCCGTGCCCGTGGACGCGTAG
- the ybaK gene encoding Cys-tRNA(Pro) deacylase codes for MTRRTDASAGTPATVALQAAGIAFRAHAYEHDPRAAAFGLEAAEKLGVDPERVFKTLLATVDGGPLAVGIVPVAQQLDLKALAAAVGGKRAELADPATAERRTGYVVGGISPIGQKTALPTVLDESAILCETILVSGGRRGFDVELAPDDLLAVTAGRYAPIARQR; via the coding sequence ATGACGAGGCGAACGGATGCCTCCGCCGGCACGCCGGCGACCGTCGCCCTCCAGGCGGCCGGCATCGCCTTCCGGGCGCACGCCTACGAGCACGACCCTCGCGCCGCGGCCTTCGGCCTCGAGGCGGCCGAGAAGCTCGGCGTCGACCCCGAGCGCGTGTTCAAGACCCTCCTCGCCACGGTCGACGGCGGCCCGCTCGCCGTCGGTATCGTGCCCGTGGCGCAGCAGCTCGACCTGAAGGCGCTGGCGGCCGCCGTCGGCGGGAAGCGCGCCGAGCTCGCCGATCCGGCGACCGCCGAACGCCGCACCGGGTACGTCGTCGGCGGCATCAGCCCGATCGGACAGAAGACGGCGCTGCCGACCGTGCTCGACGAGTCGGCCATCCTGTGCGAGACCATCCTGGTCTCGGGCGGGCGTCGCGGCTTCGACGTGGAGCTCGCGCCCGACGACTTGCTCGCGGTCACGGCCGGCCGCTACGCGCCGATCGCGCGTCAGCGCTGA
- the glgP gene encoding alpha-glucan family phosphorylase, which produces MKPIRKFTVRAVVPAALGALDELAGNLRWSWHEPTRRVFEHIDPAGWAASGRDPVAFLGAVDPARLDELAADEGFVAWAERERAELRAYLDEPRWYQSLGDDAPRSIAYFSPEFGITEALPQYSGGLGILAGDHLKAASDLGVPILGVGLFYAAGYFSQSISPDGWQQERYPVQDPDGLPLSLLRRPDGTAVQVTLGLPDDRALAARVWRARVGRVTLLLLDTDVPANPDELRAVTDRLYGGGGEHRLLQELLLGIGGVRAIRAWAELAGQPEPEVFHMNEGHAGFLGLERISELIAGGLSFPEALQLVRASTVFTTHTPVPAGIDRFDRGLVERYLTNTLLPGVPPADALALGVEPGADPATSPFNMAVMGLRLAQHANGVSKLHGEVSRRMFGSLWPGFDADEVPITSVTNGVHAPTWTDPALLSLSEQVLGSADPEHADWSSAALDDAELWSVKRRMRLQLVEEARRRLAAAWSAQHAGAPAPEWIGNVLDPDALTVGFARRVPTYKRLTLMLQDPERFAAILTDPDRPVQFVVAGKSHPADDEGKRLIQQLVQFAQRPELRERIVFLPDYDMGMASVLYPGCDVWLNNPLRPLEACGTSGMKAAMNAALNLSILDGWWAESAGEDYGWVIPSADASADAAERDAVEADALYDLLEHDVTPRFYDRDSDDVPRDWVGMLRRTLAGLVPELGADRMVREYVDRLYRHAWRHAVAMGADHARGARELAAFGARLRAAWPQVAVVHVESGGIDAPQVGDEVRLRAHVELGELSPDDVQIEVVFGRATADETISSPRREALELTSDPDAPGPRVYAGRLVLDRAGAFGYTVRVIPRHPLLQSAAELGLVALPPSGE; this is translated from the coding sequence GTGAAGCCGATCCGGAAGTTCACCGTCCGCGCCGTCGTCCCCGCCGCGCTGGGGGCCCTCGACGAGCTCGCCGGCAATCTGCGCTGGTCGTGGCACGAGCCGACCCGGCGCGTGTTCGAGCACATCGATCCCGCCGGGTGGGCGGCATCCGGTCGCGACCCGGTCGCGTTCCTCGGCGCCGTCGATCCGGCACGCCTCGACGAGCTCGCCGCCGACGAGGGCTTCGTCGCCTGGGCCGAACGCGAGCGCGCCGAACTGCGGGCCTACCTCGACGAACCGCGCTGGTACCAGAGCCTCGGCGACGACGCTCCGCGGAGCATCGCGTACTTCTCGCCGGAGTTCGGCATCACCGAGGCGCTGCCGCAGTACTCGGGCGGGCTCGGCATCCTCGCCGGCGATCATCTCAAGGCGGCGAGCGACCTCGGCGTGCCGATCCTCGGGGTCGGGCTGTTCTATGCGGCCGGCTACTTCTCGCAGTCCATCTCTCCCGACGGGTGGCAGCAGGAGCGCTACCCCGTGCAGGACCCCGACGGGCTCCCGCTCTCACTCCTCCGCCGCCCCGACGGCACCGCCGTGCAGGTGACGCTCGGCCTTCCCGACGATCGCGCCCTCGCCGCCCGGGTGTGGCGCGCCCGGGTGGGCCGGGTCACCCTGCTCCTGCTCGACACCGACGTGCCCGCGAACCCCGACGAGCTCCGCGCCGTCACCGACCGGCTCTACGGCGGCGGCGGCGAGCACCGGCTCCTGCAGGAGCTGCTCCTCGGCATCGGCGGCGTCCGCGCCATCCGCGCGTGGGCGGAGCTCGCGGGGCAGCCCGAGCCCGAGGTGTTCCACATGAACGAGGGTCATGCGGGCTTCCTGGGGCTCGAGCGCATCTCCGAGCTCATCGCCGGCGGGCTGAGCTTCCCCGAGGCACTGCAGCTCGTGCGGGCGTCGACGGTGTTCACGACGCACACGCCGGTGCCGGCGGGCATCGACCGGTTCGACCGCGGACTCGTCGAGCGGTACTTGACGAACACCCTGCTGCCCGGCGTGCCCCCGGCGGATGCCCTCGCCCTCGGCGTGGAGCCCGGCGCCGACCCGGCGACGAGCCCGTTCAACATGGCTGTGATGGGCCTTCGGCTCGCCCAGCATGCCAACGGCGTCTCGAAGCTGCACGGTGAGGTCAGCCGGCGCATGTTCGGCTCGCTGTGGCCGGGGTTCGACGCCGACGAGGTGCCCATCACCTCGGTGACGAACGGCGTGCACGCCCCAACCTGGACCGACCCCGCCCTGCTCTCGCTCAGCGAGCAGGTGCTGGGCTCGGCCGACCCCGAGCACGCCGACTGGTCGAGCGCCGCACTCGATGACGCCGAACTGTGGTCGGTGAAACGTCGCATGCGGCTGCAGCTCGTCGAGGAGGCCAGGCGCCGGCTCGCCGCCGCCTGGTCGGCCCAGCACGCCGGGGCTCCGGCACCGGAGTGGATCGGCAACGTCCTCGACCCCGATGCGCTGACGGTCGGCTTCGCGCGCCGGGTGCCGACGTACAAGCGGCTGACGCTCATGCTCCAGGACCCCGAGCGGTTCGCGGCGATCCTCACCGACCCCGATCGACCCGTGCAGTTCGTGGTGGCCGGCAAGTCCCATCCCGCCGACGACGAGGGCAAGCGCCTCATCCAGCAGCTCGTGCAGTTCGCCCAGCGGCCCGAGCTCCGCGAGCGGATCGTCTTCCTGCCCGACTACGACATGGGCATGGCGAGCGTGCTCTACCCGGGCTGCGACGTGTGGCTCAACAACCCGCTGCGGCCCCTGGAAGCCTGCGGGACCTCCGGCATGAAAGCGGCGATGAACGCCGCGCTCAACCTCTCCATCCTCGACGGCTGGTGGGCGGAGTCCGCCGGGGAGGACTACGGGTGGGTCATCCCGTCCGCCGACGCCTCGGCCGACGCGGCCGAGCGCGACGCCGTCGAGGCGGACGCACTGTACGACCTGCTCGAGCACGACGTCACGCCCCGCTTCTACGACCGCGACTCCGATGACGTGCCGCGCGACTGGGTCGGCATGCTGCGCCGGACGCTTGCCGGGCTGGTGCCCGAGCTCGGCGCCGACCGGATGGTGCGCGAGTACGTCGACCGCCTCTACCGGCACGCCTGGCGGCACGCCGTCGCCATGGGCGCCGACCATGCGCGGGGCGCGCGCGAGCTCGCGGCGTTCGGTGCCAGGCTCCGCGCGGCGTGGCCGCAGGTCGCGGTGGTCCATGTCGAGTCGGGCGGCATCGACGCGCCGCAGGTCGGCGACGAGGTGCGGCTGCGCGCCCACGTCGAACTCGGGGAGCTCTCGCCCGACGACGTGCAGATCGAGGTGGTCTTCGGTCGGGCCACGGCGGACGAGACCATCTCGTCGCCGCGCCGCGAGGCGCTCGAGCTGACGAGCGACCCGGATGCCCCCGGCCCGCGGGTCTACGCGGGCCGCCTGGTGCTCGATCGGGCCGGCGCCTTCGGCTACACCGTCCGGGTCATCCCGCGGCATCCGCTGCTGCAGAGCGCCGCCGAACTCGGGCTCGTCGCCCTCCCGCCGTCGGGGGAGTAG